The proteins below come from a single Hemiscyllium ocellatum isolate sHemOce1 chromosome 24, sHemOce1.pat.X.cur, whole genome shotgun sequence genomic window:
- the m17 gene encoding IL-6 subfamily cytokine M17 encodes MELEAGILHIFLLLSLSCLNTSAAPILNKTMNMSYQLAVELNRSAPALLRLYLSAQGFPFSNDNADMPLCRVQVKCLPKGQLANVEKNETLRRIHTGVKQFDLHLKNVEVQQMYMNSLKKEMHDELKNTRTQLISLQSNLQFILNNRGYHVPEELECSPEHINIPENLFDQKKQGCTILREFKRYMKQVLKSFRHLLRNAHGKAAVNP; translated from the exons ATGGAACTTGAAGCAG GGATCCTACACAtatttctgctgttgtctttatCTTGTCTCAACACCAGTGCTGCTCCTATattaaataaaacaatgaataTGAGCTACCAACTAGCTGTTGAATTAAATCGCTCTGCCCCTGCTTTACTACGTTTATAT CTTTCTGCTCAAGGCTTTCCTTTCTCCAATGATAATGCCGATATGCCTTTGTGCAGAGTTCAGGTGAAGTGCCTACCCAAAGGACAACTGGCCAATGTGGAGAAAAATGAAACACTTAGGAGAATACACACTGGTGTAAAACAGTTTGATTTGCACTTGAAAAATGTTGAGGTCCAGCAGATGTATATGAACTCTCTGAAGAAAGAAATGCACGATGAGCTTAAAAATACTCGGACACAGCTAATATCACTGCAGTCAAACCTCCAGTTTATTCTGAACAACAGAGGTTATCACGTTCCAGAAGAGTTAGAATGTTCTCCAGAACACATTAACATCCCTGAGAATCTATTTGACCAAAAGAAACAAGGATGTACAATACTGCGAGAGTTCAAACGGTATATGAAGCAAGTGTTAAAGAGCTTTCGTCACTTATTGAGGAATGCACATGGGAAAGCAGCTGTCAACCCATAG